A region of Trypanosoma brucei brucei TREU927 chromosome 1, complete sequence DNA encodes the following proteins:
- a CDS encoding hypothetical protein (gene predicted by glimmer): MQCALSGEGGADSNIQNNLFSHMAERTETVVKHTLQSEKSISPGADTLQRCEPKTLHLRTGGFSLFICLFVFESIPHISVQH, from the coding sequence ATGCAATGTGCTTTGAGTGGGGAGGGCGGCGCAGACTCAAATATCCAAaacaatttattttcccatatgGCTGAGCGAACGGAAACTGTAGTGAAACACACACTGCAAAGCGAGAAAAGTATATCTCCTGGTGCCGACACTCTCCAACGATGTGAACCCAAAACCCTTCATTTACGAACAGGAGGCttcagtttgtttatttgtttgtttgtttttgaatccATTCCTCACATCAGCGTCCAACATTAA